Below is a genomic region from Bacillus mycoides.
TGAAGCGCTAGCTAACCAAGAATCTACACATGGAGCAAGTGCATCAACAAGTGTTTTATCACCAACTACCGCTCCTCTACCGAACGATCTTTCACCGATAGATTGTATGCCTTGAAGTGCCGCTTGCAACATTTCAGCGAACTCTCCAGCTGTTAGCTCACGTTTTTCGCCTGCTGCTTTACTAGCTGCGCGGAACGCTCCGCCCCAAATTGGACCAGAAGCGCCGCCGCAATGTTCCATAATAATCATTGAACAACCGTCAAGGAATGATCCAATCGTTACATTCTCTTGTCCTACAATAGAATGCCACTCACGCTTTAATTGCTTAAATCCTTTTGCAACACTCATTCCGAAGTCGCCGTCACCTGCATGTGTATCTAACTCACAGAACGGTACTTCATTTTTAATAATAATGTCACTCATTTTATCAACGAGATAGATCATGTTATTTAATGTAATGACATTATTTTTAATAACAGCATGCTCTTCCGCTGTTTCTATTTCGAAGGAAACTTCCTTCTCTTCTACATCTTCAAGCACATTCACGTACTCTACACTTTCAACTGGTCCATCTACTTTAAACGCTGGTGTATTACACTCTTTCGATAACAACGTTTTTAACTCGTCATCTAACTTCATCACTGTTAAAGACATACCAGCCATATCGATACTCGTCATATAATTACCGACGAATACTCTATTAATTTTAATGTTTCTATCAGCTAATTCTCTCGTAACTGCATTGTTAAATAGGTAAAGTTCTTGCAGTGGTGTTCCGCCAAAACCATTTACTAGAAGCGCGATTTCCTCACCATCTTTTACTCCTAAATCTTTTATTAAATCATTTGTCATACGGTTAGCTAATTCATCTGCTGACAGCGTTTTTTCACGTTTAATACCTGGTTCACCGTGAATACCTACGCCGTATTCCATTTCATCTTCTTCAAGTGTAAAAGTAGGTGATCCGCTCGCTGGAACTGTACAAGAAGTTAATGCTAAACCGATTGTACGCACGTTAGCCGCTGCTTTTTCCGCTACAGCTTTCACCGCTCCTAAATCCATTCCTGCTTCCGCTGCTGCGCCGGCAATTTTATGCACTAAAATAACTCCCGCAACACCGCGGCGTCCTACTGTATACAGGCTATCTTCTACCGCAATATCATCGTCTACTTTTACGTAGTCGACTTCAATTCCATCTTCAGTCGCTAAATGTGCACCGTTTTTGAAATTCATAATATCGCCGCTATAATTTTTAATAATTAACAACGTACCTTTTTTACTAGCTGTCTCTTTAATCGCTTGGTATACCTGAATTTGTGAAGGCGAAGCAAACACATCTCCGCATACTGCCGCATCTAACATTCCTTTTCCGACTAGACCTGCATGTGCTGGCTCGTGACCACTACCGCCGCCACTAATTAACGTTACTTTATTTTCATTCATTTCTTTCTTCTTAATGACTTTATATTTTTTCAAAAGCTCCAGCTCTGGATGAGCCATAACCATTCCGTTGCACATTTCCATTACTAATGTTTCTGGTTTGTTTATAATCTTTTTCATTGTGCTTCTCCCTCAATTCCTTTAATATATTGTGATATATTTGAAATCTTCTTCTTACTACTCATGTTAAAATGAAAGCGTTTTATAGTAAACGGACAAAATGGACAATCTGTCTAAAGACACCGCTCTCATTTATAGATAGGATTTTTATATTACTAACATTCTAGGGATGATTCAGATGACCTCTTCTATAATTTCTAAAAAGATAATCGCGAACTCATTGAAACATTTAATGGAAACAGAATCGTTTCATAAAATATCAGTGAGCGATATTATGTTACACTGTCAAATGCGTAGGCAAACTTTTTATTATCATTTTAAAGATAAATTCGAACTATTAAGCTGGATTTATAAAGAAGAAACGAAAGAAAATATTATAGACTTTCTTGATTATGAAACATGGGAAAACATTTTCGATTTATTATTTGATTACTTTTATGAAAATCAAAAATTTTACCAAAATGCTTTTAAAGTCATTGAACAAAACTCGTTTAATCACTATTTATTTGAGCATACGAAAAACTTATATATGAAGATTATTGATGAACTATCGATGAGCTGTGGATTCAGCCTTTCTGATGAGACAAAAAATACGATTGCCTCTTTTTATAGTCACGGCTTCGTTGGGACGATAAAAGATTGGATTGAAAGTAAATGTGAAGTAGATCCGTCCATTATGTCTTCTCTCATGAAAAATATGATAAACAATCAATTACTACTATTACTGGAGCAATCAGCAAAGTAATTAAAGGGTGGCAAAAGCAATGAAAAAGATTATGAATGATGTAGAAAATATCGTTCAAGATATGCTGCATGGCTTTTATTTTGAACATAACGACAAAGTAAATTACGACGAAACACATGACATCATTTATGTAAAAGATATCGCAGAAATGGAGCAAAACGTTGTCATTATAAGCGGCGGTGGTAGCGGACACGAACCAGCTGATATTGGCTATGTAGGAAACGGAATGCTTATGGCGGCAGTAAACGGCAGTATCTTCACTCCGCCTACAGTGGAACAAATTATTGCGGCAACTCGCCTCATGCCAAAAGATAAAAGTATTTTATTCATCATAAAAAACTTTAAAGATGACGTAGAAAACTTTTTAGCGG
It encodes:
- the dhaK gene encoding dihydroxyacetone kinase subunit DhaK, with protein sequence MKKIINKPETLVMEMCNGMVMAHPELELLKKYKVIKKKEMNENKVTLISGGGSGHEPAHAGLVGKGMLDAAVCGDVFASPSQIQVYQAIKETASKKGTLLIIKNYSGDIMNFKNGAHLATEDGIEVDYVKVDDDIAVEDSLYTVGRRGVAGVILVHKIAGAAAEAGMDLGAVKAVAEKAAANVRTIGLALTSCTVPASGSPTFTLEEDEMEYGVGIHGEPGIKREKTLSADELANRMTNDLIKDLGVKDGEEIALLVNGFGGTPLQELYLFNNAVTRELADRNIKINRVFVGNYMTSIDMAGMSLTVMKLDDELKTLLSKECNTPAFKVDGPVESVEYVNVLEDVEEKEVSFEIETAEEHAVIKNNVITLNNMIYLVDKMSDIIIKNEVPFCELDTHAGDGDFGMSVAKGFKQLKREWHSIVGQENVTIGSFLDGCSMIIMEHCGGASGPIWGGAFRAASKAAGEKRELTAGEFAEMLQAALQGIQSIGERSFGRGAVVGDKTLVDALAPCVDSWLASASNEVDVKTAFEKGAEAAVKGAEYTKEIVARMGRAGTVGERSLGYPDAGAHALGVIFTEIAGSLR
- the dhaS gene encoding dihydroxyacetone kinase transcriptional activator DhaS yields the protein MTSSIISKKIIANSLKHLMETESFHKISVSDIMLHCQMRRQTFYYHFKDKFELLSWIYKEETKENIIDFLDYETWENIFDLLFDYFYENQKFYQNAFKVIEQNSFNHYLFEHTKNLYMKIIDELSMSCGFSLSDETKNTIASFYSHGFVGTIKDWIESKCEVDPSIMSSLMKNMINNQLLLLLEQSAK